A window of Halalkalibacillus sediminis contains these coding sequences:
- a CDS encoding YhdT family protein translates to MMDQQKSFKIAHKEALIGCALVIFNIAWWYGFAYTLGSKAPEDYSYILGFPAWFFWSCIVGFVVMVILVVFVVKFLMKDVPFPDEEVGDDS, encoded by the coding sequence ATGATGGATCAACAAAAAAGCTTTAAAATTGCTCATAAGGAAGCGTTGATCGGGTGTGCTTTGGTAATCTTCAATATCGCTTGGTGGTATGGTTTCGCATATACTTTAGGGTCCAAAGCACCTGAAGATTATTCATACATATTAGGTTTTCCGGCATGGTTTTTTTGGAGTTGCATTGTGGGATTCGTGGTCATGGTGATTCTCGTTGTGTTTGTTGTGAAATTTTTGATGAAAGATGTGCCTTTTCCTGATGAGGAAGTTGGTGACGATTCATGA
- a CDS encoding Lrp/AsnC family transcriptional regulator, whose product MKLTETDFKILNMLSDHGRMSYVDLAKELNLSRVAVRDRIQQMQNEGIIEKFSVVINSEKVGKGVSAFFNVDCDPNALVHVAEKLAENPKVASCYQMTGPSTLHTHVLVEDFQKLEQFINEELYALDGITRVESHILLRRFKSRTGLKL is encoded by the coding sequence ATGAAATTAACGGAGACAGATTTCAAGATTTTGAACATGTTGAGCGACCACGGAAGAATGTCCTACGTCGACCTGGCGAAAGAATTGAACCTCTCTCGTGTTGCCGTACGTGACCGAATTCAACAGATGCAAAACGAAGGAATCATCGAAAAATTCAGCGTAGTCATCAACTCTGAGAAAGTCGGTAAAGGTGTTTCCGCTTTCTTTAATGTTGATTGTGACCCGAACGCACTTGTTCATGTAGCAGAAAAATTAGCAGAGAATCCTAAAGTGGCTAGCTGCTACCAAATGACCGGACCGAGCACGCTTCACACCCATGTATTGGTCGAAGACTTCCAGAAGCTCGAACAATTCATCAACGAAGAATTGTACGCATTAGACGGTATCACCCGTGTTGAAAGTCATATTTTATTGCGTCGTTTCAAGAGCCGTACCGGATTAAAACTCTAA
- a CDS encoding chromate transporter, giving the protein MNFSLQKDLFISFFRAGMLGYGGGPSTIPLVHKEVVDTYKWMTEEEFGDVLAIGNTLPGPIMTKMAGYIGYQVGGVAGLISAMLATVIPTVLLMIALISFLFSFRDSPIVQGMTNAVSPVVGVMLLLLTYSFIKNSKRDLGWVLASVLGLISVITYVWLDLHPAILIGVLIVIALIPRRNKGDSDE; this is encoded by the coding sequence ATGAATTTTTCATTACAAAAAGATTTGTTTATCAGTTTTTTTCGTGCAGGAATGCTTGGGTATGGAGGCGGTCCATCAACCATTCCTCTCGTGCATAAAGAAGTCGTAGATACATACAAGTGGATGACGGAAGAAGAGTTTGGTGATGTCCTTGCGATTGGTAACACTTTACCAGGACCAATTATGACGAAAATGGCTGGTTATATAGGTTATCAAGTGGGGGGAGTTGCTGGTTTGATTTCTGCGATGCTGGCAACTGTCATCCCAACGGTATTATTAATGATTGCTCTTATCAGTTTTTTATTCAGTTTCAGGGATTCACCAATCGTGCAAGGAATGACGAATGCCGTCTCCCCTGTTGTTGGTGTCATGCTTCTGTTATTGACTTATTCTTTTATAAAAAATTCGAAGCGTGACCTCGGATGGGTTTTAGCCAGCGTTTTAGGGTTGATCAGTGTTATTACGTATGTATGGCTCGATCTGCATCCAGCTATTCTGATTGGGGTACTGATTGTGATTGCATTGATTCCTCGAAGAAATAAGGGTGATTCTGATGAGTGA
- the panD gene encoding aspartate 1-decarboxylase, whose protein sequence is MQRMMCKGKIHRATVTEADLDYVGSITIDATLMKEANIKPYEMVQIANIRNAARWKTYAIPAPEGSGRICLNGPPAHIFEPKDIVIILSMGQFTDEEIEDLEPKVVFVDENNQITSVEEHHLHWPEQ, encoded by the coding sequence ATGCAACGTATGATGTGCAAGGGGAAAATCCACCGCGCGACTGTAACTGAAGCGGACTTGGATTATGTAGGAAGTATTACGATTGATGCTACACTAATGAAAGAGGCGAATATCAAACCTTATGAAATGGTTCAGATAGCTAATATCAGAAATGCGGCTCGTTGGAAAACTTATGCGATTCCAGCGCCAGAAGGATCTGGTCGCATCTGCTTGAACGGTCCGCCGGCTCATATATTCGAACCGAAAGATATCGTCATCATTTTGAGCATGGGGCAATTCACAGATGAAGAAATCGAGGATCTTGAACCAAAAGTTGTTTTCGTTGATGAGAATAATCAAATTACTAGTGTAGAAGAACATCACCTGCATTGGCCAGAGCAATAA
- the panF gene encoding sodium/pantothenate symporter → MNWEVMIPLLLFVLLIFFIGIWSNRKMKVSSSFLTDYFLGSRELGGLVLAMTMVATYGSASSFLGGPGAAYSIGLGWVLLAMTQVATGYFVLLILGKKFAIVTRRFKAVTLIDFLRERYKSTTVVMLSALSIVIFLFSAMAAQWIGGAHLIQSLTGLSYTGALFIFAATVLLYVIVGGFRAVAVTDALQGIVMFFGTLVLLIGVVIAGGGLDQIFNDLMAENPNLVTPYGQDGQLTALYVSSFWLLVGVGVIGLPQVAVRAMSYRDARSMHRALIIGTIVVGFIMLNMHLIGVFARPVLPGITEADQVIPLIALETLPPWVAGLVLAAPLAAIMSTVDSLLLLVSSSVVKDVYLNYWKKDATRKHVQTVSFGFTALIGTIVFLMAINPPDLLIFLNLFAFGGLQSAFIWPVVLGLYWKYANKHGAIASMVVGISSYIAIYNYNSANGELFGVHAVTLPVFIALITFVTISLIFKTERYYFPGEVQ, encoded by the coding sequence ATGAATTGGGAAGTGATGATTCCGTTATTATTATTCGTTCTTTTAATCTTTTTCATCGGTATATGGTCTAATCGCAAGATGAAGGTTTCGTCATCATTTTTGACCGACTATTTCTTAGGGAGCAGAGAGTTAGGTGGGTTGGTCCTTGCTATGACGATGGTGGCTACTTATGGAAGTGCTTCGAGCTTTCTAGGAGGACCTGGAGCGGCTTATTCGATAGGTCTCGGTTGGGTCCTTTTAGCGATGACACAGGTAGCTACGGGATATTTCGTATTATTGATTTTAGGGAAAAAATTTGCGATTGTAACGCGTCGTTTTAAAGCGGTCACGTTAATAGATTTTTTGCGTGAAAGATACAAAAGTACGACAGTGGTCATGTTGTCGGCTTTGAGTATCGTCATCTTTTTATTTTCAGCGATGGCAGCCCAATGGATCGGGGGAGCTCATCTGATTCAATCGTTGACGGGCCTTTCGTATACGGGTGCTTTATTTATTTTCGCTGCAACTGTTCTATTGTACGTCATCGTCGGAGGTTTCCGAGCGGTGGCTGTTACGGATGCACTTCAAGGGATCGTCATGTTCTTCGGTACGCTTGTGCTATTGATTGGAGTTGTGATAGCTGGCGGAGGGCTTGATCAAATTTTCAATGACTTGATGGCTGAAAATCCGAACCTGGTAACTCCTTATGGACAGGACGGCCAGTTGACAGCGTTATACGTTTCATCTTTTTGGCTATTAGTTGGTGTTGGAGTGATCGGGCTGCCTCAAGTGGCTGTGCGCGCGATGTCTTACCGGGATGCAAGGTCGATGCATCGAGCATTAATTATTGGTACGATCGTTGTCGGTTTTATTATGTTAAATATGCACTTGATCGGGGTATTTGCTCGACCGGTTTTACCAGGGATTACAGAAGCGGACCAGGTGATCCCACTCATTGCGCTTGAGACATTACCGCCGTGGGTAGCGGGGTTAGTGCTCGCTGCACCTCTTGCTGCCATCATGTCGACGGTAGATTCACTGCTGCTACTAGTCAGTTCTTCGGTCGTCAAAGATGTGTACTTGAATTACTGGAAAAAAGATGCGACAAGAAAGCATGTGCAGACCGTTAGCTTCGGGTTTACTGCATTAATCGGAACAATTGTCTTTTTAATGGCGATCAATCCACCAGATCTGTTGATATTCTTGAATCTTTTCGCGTTCGGAGGCTTGCAATCAGCCTTTATATGGCCAGTGGTGCTCGGTCTTTACTGGAAATATGCCAATAAACATGGTGCCATAGCTTCGATGGTAGTCGGAATCAGTTCATATATTGCGATTTACAATTATAATTCAGCGAATGGTGAATTATTCGGGGTGCATGCGGTCACTCTACCAGTGTTCATTGCACTGATTACGTTCGTGACGATCAGTCTCATTTTTAAAACGGAACGCTATTATTTTCCAGGAGAAGTCCAGTAA
- a CDS encoding metallophosphoesterase family protein: MQRTIFISDIHGHLDPFKKLLDQIQYDSSKDQLILVGDYVDRGAQSKETIDFVMSLVEEGAIALKGNHDDWFAKWVRDPFAVSTNFLIHGGVETIESYLGDLSESDFDGGKFKLWSENILETHSHHIEFLEQLPLTYEGDEFIAVHAGVDPDKDDWSESEEQVLLWIRERFIKNDLPHLDKPVIFGHTPTPNLHHSADVYFGKNKIGIDGGYTFGHQLNALILEDGKMKSQALKR, encoded by the coding sequence TTGCAACGAACAATTTTCATCAGTGATATTCACGGACACCTAGACCCTTTCAAAAAATTATTAGATCAAATCCAATACGACTCTTCCAAAGATCAACTGATATTAGTCGGGGATTATGTGGATCGCGGAGCTCAAAGTAAAGAAACCATCGATTTTGTCATGTCGCTCGTTGAAGAAGGGGCCATTGCACTTAAAGGCAATCACGACGACTGGTTTGCAAAATGGGTACGAGATCCTTTTGCGGTATCTACTAACTTCTTAATTCACGGTGGAGTCGAAACAATTGAATCTTACTTAGGGGATTTAAGCGAATCAGATTTCGATGGAGGAAAATTCAAACTGTGGTCAGAAAACATTTTGGAAACGCACTCCCACCACATCGAATTTTTAGAACAGTTACCACTCACTTACGAGGGTGATGAATTCATAGCTGTTCACGCCGGAGTGGATCCTGATAAAGATGATTGGTCTGAGTCAGAGGAACAAGTTCTTTTGTGGATCCGGGAGAGATTCATAAAAAATGATCTTCCTCACTTAGATAAACCGGTTATTTTCGGACACACGCCAACTCCTAACCTTCACCATTCTGCAGATGTTTACTTTGGTAAAAATAAAATCGGTATTGACGGTGGGTATACGTTCGGCCACCAGCTCAATGCTCTTATATTAGAAGATGGAAAAATGAAAAGCCAAGCACTGAAAAGATAA
- a CDS encoding DUF2188 domain-containing protein, translated as MPWDTNDYPSSLKNLNEATRNKAIEIANAMLEDGYTEGQAIPIATSQAKEWYEEADSSERKEMRNTEDQELKEHDEEDLGGRPELLDHGVMVKPHEDGWAVETIGAKQPSDVYDNKDEAVDRAKEIAKNKDTYVQVRNKDGDVQRNYSYDE; from the coding sequence ATGCCTTGGGATACGAACGATTATCCAAGCTCATTGAAAAATTTAAATGAAGCGACACGGAATAAAGCGATTGAAATTGCCAATGCGATGCTAGAGGACGGTTATACAGAGGGTCAGGCGATACCTATTGCCACAAGCCAGGCGAAAGAATGGTACGAAGAAGCTGATTCATCCGAGCGGAAAGAGATGCGAAATACAGAAGATCAAGAGTTGAAAGAGCACGATGAAGAAGATTTGGGCGGCCGCCCAGAATTGCTGGACCACGGTGTTATGGTCAAACCTCATGAAGATGGATGGGCTGTAGAAACTATCGGGGCGAAGCAACCATCAGATGTTTACGATAATAAAGATGAAGCGGTCGATCGAGCGAAGGAAATTGCGAAAAACAAAGACACCTACGTCCAAGTGAGAAACAAAGATGGAGATGTCCAGAGAAATTATTCATATGATGAATAA
- a CDS encoding zinc ribbon domain-containing protein, with protein MAEGCMKCGSTDAKTKDVSMTGGALSKMFDVQANKFTVVYCTNCGYSEFYNKKSSTAGNVIDFFFGG; from the coding sequence ATGGCTGAAGGTTGCATGAAATGCGGAAGTACTGATGCAAAGACAAAGGATGTTTCTATGACTGGTGGAGCTTTGTCGAAGATGTTTGACGTACAGGCAAATAAGTTCACTGTCGTGTATTGTACCAACTGTGGGTACTCAGAATTTTATAATAAGAAATCCTCCACAGCAGGGAATGTCATTGACTTCTTTTTCGGAGGATAG
- a CDS encoding TcaA NTF2-like domain-containing protein produces MNFCTECGEKKNPQSSFCSNCGTKYETTPLAKNEPQRRRTTSPQKNPMKKSTKIWISSVAALILILFGSYKGLEAFYDPMNDLQDMDQAISSNDAESFNEFVKFDEKAVLHKEDYFQYIKEYEWQSVRSQYISLIENENSSAKGLSQAFNSMNGQKIFTVKPEKELFGLFTSYSLHAEPTDLIVSSSMNETLVKLNDIEETLPMDEPIRFTKIYPGSYNLTGEAETLFGNFEYDETIEILPLEENEVRMDFYGESVYVDTNKSDAKLFINGEDTGHILGDFEYLGPLPEDSNMEFHGEWTSPDGQVLKTDTMTLEDSDWYGLNFYFDEYALEEDNAFEDEADEDIDLASTENDNLYEEISDFVLSFRDDYEIAVNTKDYSMIDSYLQDEGEAQAELSTYISDLEDSAYHYEFTSNEIIEVYEMDAETYEVTTNELFVFTNHLDEQTEYDRTKTYTLHYKNDDFSIEKIEYNETNRD; encoded by the coding sequence ATGAATTTTTGTACAGAATGTGGTGAAAAAAAGAATCCACAAAGCTCATTTTGTAGCAACTGTGGAACGAAATACGAAACCACACCGCTAGCTAAAAACGAGCCACAACGAAGAAGAACTACTTCACCTCAGAAGAATCCAATGAAGAAGTCCACAAAAATCTGGATCAGCTCAGTAGCAGCACTTATTTTAATTCTATTCGGAAGCTACAAAGGACTTGAAGCTTTTTATGATCCGATGAATGACTTGCAGGACATGGATCAAGCAATTTCTTCAAATGATGCAGAGAGTTTTAATGAGTTCGTCAAATTTGATGAGAAGGCAGTATTACATAAAGAGGATTACTTTCAATACATAAAAGAGTATGAATGGCAATCTGTAAGAAGCCAGTATATCAGCTTGATTGAAAATGAAAATTCATCTGCAAAAGGTCTTTCACAGGCATTCAACAGCATGAATGGACAAAAGATATTTACGGTCAAACCGGAAAAAGAACTATTTGGACTGTTTACAAGCTACTCATTACACGCAGAACCAACTGATTTAATCGTATCGAGTTCTATGAATGAAACCTTAGTGAAACTGAATGATATCGAAGAAACCCTACCAATGGACGAGCCTATTCGATTCACTAAGATCTACCCAGGAAGTTACAACTTGACCGGTGAAGCGGAAACGTTGTTCGGTAACTTCGAGTATGATGAAACAATTGAAATTTTGCCTTTAGAAGAGAACGAAGTAAGAATGGATTTTTACGGGGAAAGTGTTTATGTCGACACCAACAAGTCAGACGCTAAACTTTTCATCAATGGAGAAGATACAGGGCATATTCTTGGTGATTTTGAGTATCTCGGCCCCCTCCCAGAAGACAGCAACATGGAATTCCACGGCGAATGGACCTCTCCAGATGGACAGGTACTGAAAACAGATACAATGACACTAGAAGACTCGGATTGGTATGGCTTGAACTTCTATTTTGATGAATATGCACTTGAAGAAGATAATGCTTTCGAGGACGAAGCAGATGAAGATATCGACTTAGCATCCACCGAAAATGATAATCTTTACGAGGAAATCTCTGATTTTGTTCTCAGCTTCAGAGATGATTACGAAATAGCGGTTAATACAAAAGATTACTCGATGATTGATAGTTACTTACAGGACGAAGGTGAAGCACAAGCAGAACTCTCCACTTATATCAGTGACCTAGAAGATTCCGCTTACCACTATGAATTCACTAGTAATGAAATCATTGAAGTTTATGAAATGGATGCGGAAACGTACGAAGTGACTACTAATGAATTATTTGTTTTCACCAACCACCTAGATGAACAGACAGAATACGACCGCACTAAGACATATACTTTACATTACAAAAATGATGATTTTTCAATTGAAAAAATCGAATATAACGAGACAAATCGTGACTAA
- a CDS encoding gamma-glutamyltransferase family protein gives MNDLVQYDPLYYPYASRRNAVYGRNGMVATSQPLAAQAGLDIMKKGGNAIDAAIATAAALTVVEPTSNGIGSDAFALVWVDGKMHGLNASGSAPQSISVEKLKELGYEEMPTFGKVPVTVPGTPGAWAELSEKFGKLPFEELMEPAAKYAEDGYPVSPTLGFHWESAAKKFNQIFKDDIYKHWFETFTPNGHAPKIGEMWSSQGHADTLREIGATKAESFYRGKLAEKIDEFFKEHEGFLSKEDLAAYKPQWVDPIKVNYRGYDVWEIPPNGQGLIALIALNMLKDYSFTEKDSVDTYHKQIEAMKLAFSDGLKYITQQDQMDVSVDDLLSQQYSDERRKLIGEEALEPSAGEPPRGGTVYLSTADGEGNMVSFIQSNYMGFGSGVVVPGTGIAMQNRGHTFSFDSDHANSLEPGKQTYHTIIPGFLSKGDQPVGPFGVMGGFMQPQGHAQVVMSTVDFHLNPQAALDAPRWQWMKDKVVKVDPSFPDHIAQALQRKGHKIERSLYHNEFGRGQIIWRDPETGVLCGGTEPRTDGEVAAW, from the coding sequence ATGAATGATTTGGTACAATATGATCCGTTATATTATCCATATGCTTCAAGAAGAAATGCCGTCTATGGACGAAACGGCATGGTGGCTACATCCCAACCTTTAGCCGCGCAGGCTGGTTTGGACATTATGAAAAAAGGTGGGAACGCAATTGATGCTGCGATCGCTACAGCTGCAGCGCTTACTGTTGTCGAACCTACTTCAAATGGGATTGGTTCCGACGCATTTGCCCTAGTCTGGGTCGATGGAAAGATGCATGGTTTGAATGCCAGCGGTTCAGCTCCACAGTCGATTTCAGTAGAAAAGTTGAAGGAGTTAGGATATGAAGAAATGCCGACTTTCGGGAAAGTTCCCGTTACAGTGCCAGGTACACCTGGAGCCTGGGCAGAGCTTTCGGAAAAGTTCGGTAAACTTCCTTTCGAAGAACTGATGGAACCAGCTGCAAAATATGCAGAAGACGGTTACCCCGTCTCACCTACACTAGGTTTTCATTGGGAATCAGCGGCTAAAAAGTTCAACCAAATTTTTAAAGACGATATTTATAAACATTGGTTTGAAACATTCACTCCAAATGGGCACGCTCCAAAAATCGGAGAAATGTGGTCATCTCAAGGTCATGCTGACACGCTTCGTGAGATTGGTGCTACCAAAGCGGAATCTTTTTATCGAGGGAAATTAGCAGAGAAAATTGATGAATTCTTCAAAGAACATGAAGGGTTTTTATCGAAGGAAGATTTAGCTGCTTACAAACCTCAGTGGGTCGATCCGATTAAAGTCAACTACCGTGGCTACGATGTATGGGAAATCCCTCCAAACGGGCAAGGATTAATTGCATTGATAGCCTTGAATATGTTGAAAGACTATTCTTTTACAGAAAAAGATTCAGTGGACACTTACCATAAGCAGATCGAAGCAATGAAGCTAGCATTCTCAGACGGGTTGAAGTACATTACTCAGCAAGACCAAATGGACGTGTCCGTCGATGACTTGCTATCGCAACAATATTCGGATGAACGCCGTAAGCTGATCGGAGAAGAAGCACTTGAACCATCAGCCGGTGAGCCACCTCGTGGAGGTACTGTTTATTTGTCTACCGCAGACGGAGAAGGCAACATGGTTTCATTTATTCAGAGTAACTACATGGGCTTTGGCTCAGGAGTTGTTGTTCCTGGGACTGGAATCGCGATGCAAAACCGTGGTCATACGTTCTCCTTCGATTCTGATCATGCGAATTCTTTGGAACCTGGGAAGCAGACGTATCATACGATCATCCCTGGATTTTTATCAAAAGGAGACCAACCAGTAGGGCCATTCGGTGTCATGGGTGGATTCATGCAGCCTCAAGGGCATGCCCAAGTCGTGATGAGTACAGTCGACTTTCATTTGAACCCTCAAGCCGCGTTAGATGCACCACGTTGGCAGTGGATGAAAGACAAGGTCGTCAAAGTCGATCCATCATTCCCTGATCACATTGCGCAGGCACTTCAACGGAAGGGGCACAAGATTGAACGAAGTCTGTATCATAATGAATTTGGCCGTGGGCAGATCATTTGGCGCGATCCAGAGACAGGTGTACTATGCGGCGGTACTGAACCACGCACCGACGGCGAAGTAGCGGCTTGGTAA
- a CDS encoding M20 family metallo-hydrolase, with amino-acid sequence MINWIERMLKELNLVESMDQPNGFTRLSYSEGEDRSIEVFKKEAESLGLQVSEDSAGNVIARWEGKRKDAPIVATGSHLDTVSQGGGYDGVAGIISSLGGVKQLMEEGFEPDCPIEVLNFRSEESSRFGVSTIGSKAMSGKLDLSIGKVEDAEGITIKEAAESRGYVWESFIEADKKEDIKSFVELHIEQGMNIEENEKDFGVVRSVACPVRLKVTIEGKASHTGTTPMNRRQDALVAVAPLVSFVSQKAGSIAGDEGEQLVATVSTIDLVPNSMNVIPGKVELGVDIRSVDDSLKHEIKKQIEDKCREIEDQHKVAISTEVLVDNDSIDLDEGVQSRLMEAGEASGLEGLMMNSGAGHDVMNMQAKCPSGLIFIPCKDGLSHHPGEFASLEDIQKGMHVLTNFLRNEASE; translated from the coding sequence ATGATCAATTGGATAGAGAGAATGTTAAAAGAATTGAATCTAGTGGAGTCAATGGATCAACCGAATGGCTTCACACGACTGTCCTACAGTGAGGGAGAAGACCGTTCGATTGAAGTGTTTAAAAAAGAAGCGGAGTCACTAGGATTACAGGTGAGCGAAGATTCCGCTGGGAATGTAATCGCGCGCTGGGAAGGTAAACGTAAGGACGCGCCGATCGTTGCAACTGGTTCACACTTGGATACCGTCTCTCAAGGTGGAGGCTACGATGGAGTTGCAGGAATCATCAGTTCTTTAGGTGGTGTCAAACAGTTGATGGAGGAAGGTTTTGAACCGGATTGTCCGATTGAAGTATTGAATTTCCGGTCAGAAGAGTCTTCTAGGTTCGGTGTCTCAACAATTGGCAGTAAGGCGATGAGTGGGAAGTTGGACTTGTCGATTGGAAAAGTTGAAGATGCAGAAGGGATAACGATCAAAGAAGCTGCCGAGAGCCGCGGCTACGTATGGGAATCTTTTATTGAAGCGGATAAAAAAGAGGATATAAAAAGTTTTGTCGAATTACATATAGAGCAGGGTATGAATATAGAAGAAAATGAAAAGGACTTTGGGGTCGTTCGTTCAGTGGCTTGTCCTGTAAGACTTAAAGTGACGATTGAAGGGAAGGCTTCGCACACTGGAACGACTCCAATGAATCGTAGACAAGATGCTTTAGTTGCGGTTGCTCCGCTTGTCTCCTTTGTATCTCAGAAAGCAGGAAGTATTGCAGGAGACGAGGGCGAGCAACTGGTGGCAACGGTCAGTACAATTGATCTAGTGCCAAATTCTATGAACGTCATTCCTGGAAAAGTCGAGCTTGGTGTCGATATTCGTAGTGTAGATGATTCGTTGAAACATGAAATTAAAAAGCAGATTGAAGATAAATGCAGAGAAATAGAAGATCAACATAAGGTGGCAATCTCAACAGAAGTACTCGTTGATAACGACTCTATTGACCTTGATGAAGGTGTTCAGAGTCGACTGATGGAAGCTGGTGAAGCATCCGGCCTAGAAGGGTTGATGATGAACAGCGGTGCAGGGCATGACGTCATGAATATGCAGGCTAAATGTCCATCAGGTTTGATTTTTATCCCTTGTAAAGATGGGCTGAGTCATCATCCAGGTGAGTTTGCGTCCTTAGAAGATATACAAAAAGGAATGCATGTACTAACAAATTTCTTAAGAAATGAAGCGAGTGAGTAG
- a CDS encoding amidohydrolase: MSSKIARFIDDNEEKLVQQRRLFHQHPEVGFTEYITTYEIYHFLRGMDCDLAIGKSVLSSDERMGVPASDLLELSEQRAKAYGVPEEFLEKIKGGHTGAVATFDTGRKGSHIALRFDIDALPVKEAGSSGHIPKNEGFNSCHNGEMHACAHDGHASIGLMVAKFLNENMDDLSGKFTLIFQPAEEGGRGAEPIVSNGWLDNVDYFFSGHIGVEDLPVGKVSATTAGFLASSKVDAYFIGKAAHAGLEPNAGKNALLAASASSIHLNGIARHKDGSTRINVGKIEAGSGRNVIADSGKIEFETRGSTSELDDYMMSEAERIIHSTAGLYGVESSLETVGKALNVSCDDDLIEVVRDSVKESSLIDEVRDVANLGASEDVTFMIEKVQKEHGKATFMVFHSPLKAGHHQSDFNFDEKVLSVGLETYLSVLTHLNNKESSSS, from the coding sequence ATGAGTTCAAAGATTGCAAGATTTATAGATGATAATGAAGAAAAGTTGGTGCAACAACGTCGTCTTTTCCATCAACACCCTGAAGTAGGATTCACTGAATATATAACGACTTATGAAATCTATCATTTTTTGAGGGGGATGGATTGTGATTTGGCGATTGGAAAATCTGTTCTTTCGTCAGACGAGCGTATGGGAGTCCCAGCATCTGATCTATTAGAATTGAGCGAGCAGCGGGCAAAAGCGTATGGCGTTCCAGAAGAGTTTTTGGAAAAAATAAAAGGTGGCCACACCGGGGCTGTCGCAACATTTGATACAGGCCGAAAAGGTTCACACATCGCGTTGCGTTTTGATATTGATGCCTTACCTGTGAAAGAAGCGGGTAGTTCTGGACATATACCGAAAAACGAAGGATTTAACTCGTGTCATAATGGTGAGATGCATGCGTGTGCTCATGATGGTCATGCTTCGATTGGGCTTATGGTCGCCAAATTTTTGAATGAGAATATGGATGATTTGAGTGGGAAATTCACTTTAATCTTTCAACCAGCTGAAGAAGGAGGCAGAGGCGCTGAGCCGATTGTTTCGAATGGTTGGCTAGACAATGTCGATTATTTTTTCAGTGGACATATTGGGGTAGAAGATTTACCTGTTGGAAAAGTATCGGCTACCACTGCTGGATTTTTAGCAAGTTCAAAGGTTGATGCTTATTTTATAGGAAAAGCAGCCCATGCAGGACTTGAACCCAATGCAGGGAAGAACGCATTGTTAGCGGCCTCTGCTTCTTCTATTCATTTAAATGGAATCGCAAGACACAAAGACGGATCGACTCGCATTAACGTCGGGAAGATCGAAGCTGGAAGCGGACGTAACGTGATTGCGGATTCGGGGAAAATAGAATTTGAGACACGCGGAAGTACTTCAGAACTTGACGACTACATGATGTCTGAAGCTGAAAGAATCATACATTCTACTGCTGGTTTATATGGGGTTGAAAGCAGTCTGGAGACAGTTGGAAAGGCATTGAATGTCTCTTGTGATGACGATTTGATTGAAGTGGTTAGAGATTCGGTAAAAGAATCCAGCTTGATAGATGAAGTGAGGGATGTTGCCAACCTAGGAGCTTCAGAAGATGTCACTTTCATGATTGAAAAAGTACAGAAGGAGCACGGGAAAGCGACATTTATGGTTTTCCATTCGCCACTAAAGGCGGGACACCATCAATCGGACTTTAATTTTGACGAAAAAGTCCTTTCAGTAGGGTTAGAAACTTATTTATCAGTGCTTACACATTTAAACAACAAGGAGTCTAGTTCATCATGA